A window from Populus trichocarpa isolate Nisqually-1 chromosome 3, P.trichocarpa_v4.1, whole genome shotgun sequence encodes these proteins:
- the LOC112326780 gene encoding nuclear intron maturase 2, mitochondrial-like isoform X1 produces MHRRLAIFTYKVLVNTNPIPITTATSTTLLYSQCNPLNPRTNGFAFFRLLSFTPGHRRAQDPDDPSNLMKEDGVSVCSQMWIENFREPDRIVSNLTTYLRRFELWVLAYQKVCADDMGAYMPRSAIQRSALEDLLALRNAVLDNRFKWGARLDFLIKSPKDKTDYQSLSKRKIKAILTTTQPAAFQDKIVQEVLFMILEPIYEARFSQKSFAFRPGRNAHTVLRVIRRNFAGYLWYIKGDFSTILDGMKVGLVISALMRDVRDKKVIDLIKAALTTPVITSRMEEPKKKTKRKYQKKRVLAEDEPKPDPYWLDTFFGFAPEEAEKIPSWGHCGILSPLLANICLDELDQWMEGKLKEFYRPSKSDVIWNSPEGEAEQGNTSWPEFVPTSGPDKTRKMDYVRYGGHILIGVRGPRADAATLRKQLIEFVDQKYMLKVDNESLPIEHITKGIMFLDHVLCRRVVYPTLRYTATGGKIISEKGVGTLLSVTASLKQCIKQFRKLNFLKGDRDPDPQPCFRMFHATQSHTNAQMNKFLSTMVEWFRYADNRKKIVNFCSYIIRGSLAKLYAAKYKLRSRAKVYKIGSRNLSRPLKEKKGSSPDYHNLLRMGLAESIDGLQYTRMSLVPETDYTPFPSNWIPDHEKALLEYISLDDPKTLEDQRCSIRKQGLVSSQDYISMLVWNYKRNAIAMDQLSLIKSGGNNTEKEQQLLLGSDKDTYDQKSKEEEEHEDGFDVAEI; encoded by the coding sequence ATGCATCGTCGCCTTGCAATATTCACCTACAAAGTCCTCGTTAACACTAACCCTATTCCAATCACAACAGCCACCAGCACTACCCTTTTGTACTCTCAATGCAATCCCTTAAACCCTAGGACTAATGGGTTTGCTTTCTTTCGCTTACTATCATTCACTCCGGGGCACAGGCGTGCGCAGGACCCTGATGACCCATCCAACCTGATGAAGGAAGATGGTGTCTCAGTTTGCTCTCAAATGTGGATAGAGAATTTTCGAGAACCAGATAGAATTGTGAGCAATTTGACCACTTATCTTCGCCGTTTTGAACTGTGGGTATTGGCTTATCAGAAAGTGTGTGCTGATGACATGGGAGCCTATATGCCCCGTAGTGCGATACAAAGGTCTGCATTGGAGGACTTGTTAGCTCTTAGAAATGCAGTTCTTGATAATAGGTTTAAGTGGGGTGCTAGGTTGGATTTTCTTATAAAGTCTCCGAAGGATAAGACTGACTATCAATCTTTGTCAAAGAGGAAGATTAAGGCAATTTTGACAACCACACAACCGGCAGCATTTCAGGATAAGATAGTTCAGGAGGTgttatttatgattttggaGCCGATATATGAAGCACGGTTTTCGCAAAAGTCTTTTGCTTTTAGACCTGGTAGAAATGCACATACGGTGTTGAGGGTGATTAGGAGGAATTTTGCTGGGTATCTGTGGTATATAAAAGGGGATTTCAGCACAATATTGGATGGAATGAAGGTGGGGTTAGTGATAAGTGCTTTAATGAGGGATGTGAGGGATAAGAAAGTGATTGATTTGATAAAGGCAGCATTGACTACCCCTGTGATCACGAGTCGCATGGAAGAGccaaagaagaagacgaagaggAAGTATCAAAAGAAGAGGGTTTTGGCAGAGGATGAGCCAAAGCCAGATCCATATTGGCTAGACACCTTTTTTGGGTTTGCACCAGAGGAGGCAGAGAAGATTCCTTCATGGGGACACTGTGGGATACTCAGTCCTCTTTTGGCTAACATCTGCTTAGATGAATTGGACCAGTGGATGGAGGGTAAGCTTAAGGAGTTTTATCGTCCTTCAAAGAGTGATGTCATATGGAATAGTCCAGAAGGGGAAGCAGAACAGGGGAATACATCCTGGCCAGAATTTGTGCCGACAAGTGGCCCAGACAAAACCAGGAAGATGGATTATGTAAGATACGGGGGTCACATCCTGATTGGTGTGCGAGGACCGAGAGCAGATGCAGCCACATTGAGGAAGCAATTGATTGAGTTTGTTGATCAGAAATACATGCTCAAGGTTGACAATGAGAGCCTCCCAATTGAGCACATAACTAAAGGTATAATGTTTCTTGATCATGTATTGTGCCGAAGAGTTGTGTATCCAACTCTACGGTACACTGCCACTGGTGGGAAGATCATTAGTGAAAAAGGTGTGGGCACCCTTTTGTCAGTCACAGCAAGCTTGAAACAATGCATTAAGCAATTTAGGAAGTTGAACTTTCTGAAGGGGGACAGGGATCCAGACCCACAGCCTTGTTTTAGAATGTTCCATGCCACTCAATCTCATACAAATGCACAAATGAACAAatttttgtcaacaatggttGAGTGGTTTAGATATGCTGACAATCGGAAGAAAATTGTGAACTTCTGTTCATACATTATAAGGGGTTCACTTGCAAAGCTATATGCTGCAAAATACAAGCTGCGTTCACGTGCAAAGGTGTATAAGATTGGTTCCCGGAATCTGAGTCGTCCTTTGAAGGAGAAGAAAGGGTCTTCACCTGACTACCACAATTTGCTACGAATGGGCCTCGCCGAGTCAATTGATGGGCTTCAGTACACCAGGATGTCTCTTGTACCTGAGACTGATTACACCCCATTTCCAAGTAATTGGATACCTGATCATGAGAAGGCATTGCTTGAATATATAAGCCTTGATGATCCAAAAACTCTCGAGGATCAACGATGTAGCATTAGAAAGCAAGGTCTGGTTTCATCTCAGGACTACATTTCAATGCTTGTTTGGAACTACAAGCGAAACGCTATTGCGATGGATCAGCTTTCCCTCATAAAAAGTGGTGGAAATAACACAGAAAAAGAACAACAGTTGCTTTTGGGCTCTGATAAAGATACTTATGATCAGAAAagcaaagaagaggaagaacatGAAGATGGGTTTGACGTGGCAGAAATCTAA
- the LOC112326780 gene encoding nuclear intron maturase 2, mitochondrial-like isoform X2 — MKEDGVSVCSQMWIENFREPDRIVSNLTTYLRRFELWVLAYQKVCADDMGAYMPRSAIQRSALEDLLALRNAVLDNRFKWGARLDFLIKSPKDKTDYQSLSKRKIKAILTTTQPAAFQDKIVQEVLFMILEPIYEARFSQKSFAFRPGRNAHTVLRVIRRNFAGYLWYIKGDFSTILDGMKVGLVISALMRDVRDKKVIDLIKAALTTPVITSRMEEPKKKTKRKYQKKRVLAEDEPKPDPYWLDTFFGFAPEEAEKIPSWGHCGILSPLLANICLDELDQWMEGKLKEFYRPSKSDVIWNSPEGEAEQGNTSWPEFVPTSGPDKTRKMDYVRYGGHILIGVRGPRADAATLRKQLIEFVDQKYMLKVDNESLPIEHITKGIMFLDHVLCRRVVYPTLRYTATGGKIISEKGVGTLLSVTASLKQCIKQFRKLNFLKGDRDPDPQPCFRMFHATQSHTNAQMNKFLSTMVEWFRYADNRKKIVNFCSYIIRGSLAKLYAAKYKLRSRAKVYKIGSRNLSRPLKEKKGSSPDYHNLLRMGLAESIDGLQYTRMSLVPETDYTPFPSNWIPDHEKALLEYISLDDPKTLEDQRCSIRKQGLVSSQDYISMLVWNYKRNAIAMDQLSLIKSGGNNTEKEQQLLLGSDKDTYDQKSKEEEEHEDGFDVAEI; from the coding sequence ATGAAGGAAGATGGTGTCTCAGTTTGCTCTCAAATGTGGATAGAGAATTTTCGAGAACCAGATAGAATTGTGAGCAATTTGACCACTTATCTTCGCCGTTTTGAACTGTGGGTATTGGCTTATCAGAAAGTGTGTGCTGATGACATGGGAGCCTATATGCCCCGTAGTGCGATACAAAGGTCTGCATTGGAGGACTTGTTAGCTCTTAGAAATGCAGTTCTTGATAATAGGTTTAAGTGGGGTGCTAGGTTGGATTTTCTTATAAAGTCTCCGAAGGATAAGACTGACTATCAATCTTTGTCAAAGAGGAAGATTAAGGCAATTTTGACAACCACACAACCGGCAGCATTTCAGGATAAGATAGTTCAGGAGGTgttatttatgattttggaGCCGATATATGAAGCACGGTTTTCGCAAAAGTCTTTTGCTTTTAGACCTGGTAGAAATGCACATACGGTGTTGAGGGTGATTAGGAGGAATTTTGCTGGGTATCTGTGGTATATAAAAGGGGATTTCAGCACAATATTGGATGGAATGAAGGTGGGGTTAGTGATAAGTGCTTTAATGAGGGATGTGAGGGATAAGAAAGTGATTGATTTGATAAAGGCAGCATTGACTACCCCTGTGATCACGAGTCGCATGGAAGAGccaaagaagaagacgaagaggAAGTATCAAAAGAAGAGGGTTTTGGCAGAGGATGAGCCAAAGCCAGATCCATATTGGCTAGACACCTTTTTTGGGTTTGCACCAGAGGAGGCAGAGAAGATTCCTTCATGGGGACACTGTGGGATACTCAGTCCTCTTTTGGCTAACATCTGCTTAGATGAATTGGACCAGTGGATGGAGGGTAAGCTTAAGGAGTTTTATCGTCCTTCAAAGAGTGATGTCATATGGAATAGTCCAGAAGGGGAAGCAGAACAGGGGAATACATCCTGGCCAGAATTTGTGCCGACAAGTGGCCCAGACAAAACCAGGAAGATGGATTATGTAAGATACGGGGGTCACATCCTGATTGGTGTGCGAGGACCGAGAGCAGATGCAGCCACATTGAGGAAGCAATTGATTGAGTTTGTTGATCAGAAATACATGCTCAAGGTTGACAATGAGAGCCTCCCAATTGAGCACATAACTAAAGGTATAATGTTTCTTGATCATGTATTGTGCCGAAGAGTTGTGTATCCAACTCTACGGTACACTGCCACTGGTGGGAAGATCATTAGTGAAAAAGGTGTGGGCACCCTTTTGTCAGTCACAGCAAGCTTGAAACAATGCATTAAGCAATTTAGGAAGTTGAACTTTCTGAAGGGGGACAGGGATCCAGACCCACAGCCTTGTTTTAGAATGTTCCATGCCACTCAATCTCATACAAATGCACAAATGAACAAatttttgtcaacaatggttGAGTGGTTTAGATATGCTGACAATCGGAAGAAAATTGTGAACTTCTGTTCATACATTATAAGGGGTTCACTTGCAAAGCTATATGCTGCAAAATACAAGCTGCGTTCACGTGCAAAGGTGTATAAGATTGGTTCCCGGAATCTGAGTCGTCCTTTGAAGGAGAAGAAAGGGTCTTCACCTGACTACCACAATTTGCTACGAATGGGCCTCGCCGAGTCAATTGATGGGCTTCAGTACACCAGGATGTCTCTTGTACCTGAGACTGATTACACCCCATTTCCAAGTAATTGGATACCTGATCATGAGAAGGCATTGCTTGAATATATAAGCCTTGATGATCCAAAAACTCTCGAGGATCAACGATGTAGCATTAGAAAGCAAGGTCTGGTTTCATCTCAGGACTACATTTCAATGCTTGTTTGGAACTACAAGCGAAACGCTATTGCGATGGATCAGCTTTCCCTCATAAAAAGTGGTGGAAATAACACAGAAAAAGAACAACAGTTGCTTTTGGGCTCTGATAAAGATACTTATGATCAGAAAagcaaagaagaggaagaacatGAAGATGGGTTTGACGTGGCAGAAATCTAA